Proteins from one Actinomycetota bacterium genomic window:
- a CDS encoding ABC transporter ATP-binding protein, with the protein MTRPAAAELAAAAGATRRFGELLAVDGVDLTVAGGEVVGLIGANGSGKTTLIRMLLGLLAPTAGRVRLFGEPPSRRTRARLGYVPQSLGLYEDLTVAENLAFSAAAYGSRRAVLEGDLAQAGDTLVRDLPLGLRRRAAFAIALGHDPDLLVLDEPTSGVDPLQRARLWETIRTSAERGAGVLVTTHHLAEAEQCDRLVVLAAGRMAAAGSLAEIVGDTTAAEVRTPSWEAAFTTLDSAGLPVSLVGRTLRVPGVDPAAVHRLLGDAGVPAEVAAVRASFEETFVALAGDRSHSSQSTGAAGA; encoded by the coding sequence ATGACCCGGCCGGCCGCCGCCGAGCTGGCCGCCGCCGCCGGGGCGACCCGGCGGTTCGGGGAGCTGCTGGCCGTCGACGGCGTCGACCTGACGGTGGCCGGCGGCGAGGTGGTCGGGTTGATCGGAGCCAACGGCTCCGGCAAGACGACCCTGATCCGGATGCTGCTCGGCCTGCTGGCCCCGACCGCCGGCCGCGTCCGGCTGTTCGGCGAGCCGCCGTCGCGCCGCACCCGGGCCCGGCTCGGCTACGTGCCCCAGTCCCTCGGCCTCTACGAGGACCTCACCGTGGCCGAGAACCTGGCCTTCTCGGCCGCCGCCTACGGCAGCCGCCGGGCCGTCCTCGAGGGCGACCTGGCCCAGGCCGGCGACACCCTGGTCCGCGACCTGCCGCTGGGCCTGCGGCGGCGGGCGGCGTTCGCCATCGCCCTCGGCCACGACCCCGACCTGCTGGTGCTGGACGAGCCGACCTCCGGGGTGGATCCGCTCCAGCGGGCCCGGCTGTGGGAGACCATCCGGACCAGCGCCGAGCGGGGCGCGGGCGTGCTCGTCACCACCCACCATCTGGCCGAGGCCGAGCAGTGCGACCGCCTGGTCGTGCTCGCCGCCGGCCGCATGGCCGCCGCCGGCTCCCTGGCCGAGATCGTCGGCGACACCACCGCCGCCGAGGTCCGGACCCCGAGCTGGGAGGCGGCCTTCACCACCCTCGACAGCGCCGGCCTCCCGGTCAGCCTGGTCGGCCGCACCCTGCGCGTCCCCGGCGTCGACCCGGCCGCCGTCCACCGGCTGCTCGGCGACGCCGGCGTCCCGGCCGAGGTCGCGGCCGTCCGGGCCAGCTTCGAGGAGACGTTCGTGGCCCTGGCCGGCGACCGGTCTCACAGCTCCCAGTCGACCGGCGCCGCCGGGGCGTAG